TGCGTCGTCGCTGGAACCGGCCTCGAGGATCAGCACGCCCTGCTCGAAGCTCAGCCGCACCGGAGTGTTCCGCTCGGCGACGAGGGCCACGCGCTTGACGGCCTCCACGAACGGGGCGGTCTCGATGACGGCGATCGAGTTGAACTCGGTCGGGAACAGCGAGCGGTACTTCGGGAGGTCGCCTTCGAGCAGACGGGTGGTCGTACGCCGGCCGGCGCCCTCGAAGCCGATGAGGCCCTCGCCCGCGCCGGAGCCGGAGAGCGCCAGGATGACGCTGTCGCCGCTCGTGAGGGCCTTGGCGGTGTCCAGGAGCGTCTTGGCGGGCACCAGGGCCACCGCGGACGCCTCGGGGTTCTCCGGCTTCCACAGGAACTCGCGGACCGCGAAGCGGTAGCGGTCGGTGGAGGCCAGGGTGACGGTGTCGCCCTCGATCTCGATCCGCACACCGGTGAGGACGGGCAGCGTGTCGTCGCGCCCGGCGGCGATGGCCACCTGAGCGGCGGCGGAGGCGAAGACCTCACCGGGGACGGTGCCGGTCGCCGACGGCATCTGCGGCAGCGCCGGGTACTCCTCCACGGGCAGGGTGTGGAGGGTGAAGCGAGAGGAGCCGCAGACCACGGTCGCCCGTACACCGTCTGTGGAAATCTCCACCGGCCGGTTGGGGAGCGCGCGGCAGATGTCGGCGAGGAGACGGCCGGACACGAGGACGGTGCCCTCTTCGTCGATCTCCGCGTCCACGGAGACCCGCGCCGAGACCTCGTAGTCGAAGCTGGAGAGGCTCAGGGCGCCCTCCTCGGCCCTCAGAAGGAGGCCGGCGAGCACAGGAGCCGGCGGACGGGCCGGGAGGCTGCGTGCCGCCCAGGCCACTGCCTCCGCGAGTACGTCGCGTTCCACCCGGATCTTCACCGTTGCCGCCTCCGTCTGTTGCCGGCGCTCTCGCCCTGCTGGCCTTCGTCGTCTGACTCGGTGTCGTTCGGTCCTGTGAGGGGAAGGACACCGGGGACCAGTCTGACGCACCGCGCTGACAGTCGGTGCCCCTCGGGGTCAAGTCGTACCGAGCGGCAGTCGAGCCGCCGGGAGCGAGTTGTGCACAGCCCCGTCTTCGAAACGTTTCTCAGGCTCTCTCTAGTTGGTCTTAGTAGTAGGGCCTGTGGAAACCGTGGATAACCCCGTTTTCGCAGCTCAGAGGCGGTTTTTTGTCCACCGGCCCTGTGGGCGGAGACGGTGGACAACCAGGCTTCTCTGTGGACGGCGAAAAGTTCTGCACACTCGATACACAGCCTGAGGCCACTTCTCCCCAGCGCCGTCCCCAGCTTTACCCCCGTTCCCCACAGCCCAATCAGGCACCTTGGTGTGACGCCTTTCACTCGACCCGGTGAGATCGCGCGTCGCGTTGCCGAACAGTGGACAGTGGTGTGGAGAAGCTGGAGATCGCTGGGGACAACGAGCTCCTGCCTGTGGGCTGCCCGTGGACAACTCGGTCCACACCCTGTGGATCTTTTCTTCGTCCACAGCCTGTGGAAAATCTTCGTCCACGAATCCACAGGCGGTTGACCTGGTCTGATGGTCTTTCAACAGACTGTCCTGTGGACACGATCTGGACAACTTCCCGGTCCCCAGGATGTGGACGCCAGAAAGTCGCCCAATCTGTGGAGGGTGGCCGTAACCCCGCCCGGATTCGAACAGCAGGTGTCGGGCCGGTAGCGGTGACAGCGCGGTCCGAGCCCTCGAAGAGGCCGTCAGAAGGCGTCGAAACGCGTTTCCGGGCGCTCGCAGGACGCGTCCAGGGCACTCCCGGAACGGCGCGCGTCGGCCGGGCAAGGGCTCCGTATCCCTCGTACGGGGGCGCCGGAGGTCCCGGG
The window above is part of the Streptomyces sp. NBC_01428 genome. Proteins encoded here:
- the dnaN gene encoding DNA polymerase III subunit beta; the protein is MKIRVERDVLAEAVAWAARSLPARPPAPVLAGLLLRAEEGALSLSSFDYEVSARVSVDAEIDEEGTVLVSGRLLADICRALPNRPVEISTDGVRATVVCGSSRFTLHTLPVEEYPALPQMPSATGTVPGEVFASAAAQVAIAAGRDDTLPVLTGVRIEIEGDTVTLASTDRYRFAVREFLWKPENPEASAVALVPAKTLLDTAKALTSGDSVILALSGSGAGEGLIGFEGAGRRTTTRLLEGDLPKYRSLFPTEFNSIAVIETAPFVEAVKRVALVAERNTPVRLSFEQGVLILEAGSSDDAQAVERVDAQLEGDDVSIAFNPTFLLDGLSAIDSPVAQLSFTTSTKPALLSGKPALDAEADEAYKYLIMPVRLSG